In Desulforhopalus sp., a single window of DNA contains:
- a CDS encoding aminoglycoside phosphotransferase family protein, whose amino-acid sequence MTTCQVVPVMTREVDLRRAAAEFCPDGAICRVTPLGSGNINDTFLVAAAGGPFVLQRINRQVFPEPLRVIHNFATITNHLRGRRGRDGAIFRTALPVPARTGALYFCDPHGEYWRGQTYLPHSGCRALSGAGQAEQIGRVLATFHQLMAGLDGQALADPLPGFHNLPRYLLEFDRLRPVTTDRQGSASCRYCLEIIDRDRRRATLLEEAKMAGLLTIQPIHGDPKIDNFLFDENGLAVGMLDLDTVAMGIVHYDLGDCLRSCCNRAGEEGGAGREVAFDLEICRALLQGYFNEAHGLLTAEQRAFIFDAVLGITFELGLRFLTDHLGGNSYFRVQQDGENLLRASRQFRLAEAIAAEEAAIRQLALTASL is encoded by the coding sequence GTGACCACTTGCCAGGTCGTGCCGGTGATGACCCGAGAGGTTGATCTGCGCCGGGCGGCGGCGGAGTTTTGTCCGGATGGTGCCATCTGCCGGGTGACGCCTCTTGGCAGCGGCAATATCAACGACACCTTTCTCGTGGCGGCGGCAGGTGGCCCTTTTGTCCTGCAGCGAATCAACCGCCAGGTCTTTCCCGAGCCCCTCCGGGTTATCCATAATTTTGCCACTATAACGAACCATTTGCGCGGTCGCCGGGGGAGGGATGGCGCTATCTTTCGCACTGCCCTGCCGGTGCCGGCGCGCACCGGTGCCCTGTACTTTTGCGACCCGCATGGCGAATATTGGCGCGGCCAGACCTATCTCCCCCACAGCGGCTGCCGTGCCCTGAGCGGCGCCGGCCAGGCCGAGCAGATAGGGCGGGTCCTGGCCACCTTCCACCAGCTGATGGCGGGTCTTGACGGGCAGGCCCTTGCCGACCCTTTGCCGGGCTTTCATAACCTGCCGCGCTATCTGCTGGAGTTTGACCGCCTGCGGCCAGTGACCACTGATCGCCAAGGCAGCGCTTCCTGCCGGTATTGTCTTGAAATAATTGATCGCGACCGCCGGCGGGCGACCCTTCTTGAGGAAGCCAAGATGGCAGGGTTGCTCACCATTCAGCCCATTCACGGCGATCCGAAGATCGACAATTTTCTCTTTGACGAAAATGGCCTGGCGGTTGGTATGCTCGATCTCGATACGGTGGCAATGGGCATCGTCCACTACGACTTGGGTGACTGTCTGCGCTCGTGCTGCAACCGGGCAGGAGAAGAGGGCGGGGCCGGCCGGGAGGTGGCCTTTGACCTGGAGATCTGCCGGGCCCTCCTTCAAGGCTATTTCAACGAGGCGCACGGATTGCTCACCGCTGAGCAGCGAGCCTTTATCTTTGATGCAGTGCTGGGGATAACCTTTGAACTCGGCCTGCGCTTTCTCACCGACCATTTGGGCGGTAACAGCTATTTTCGCGTCCAGCAGGACGGAGAAAACCTCCTCAGGGCAAGCCGCCAGTTTCGCCTCGCCGAGGCCATCGCCGCTGAGGAGGCGGCCATCCGCCAGCTGGCCCTTACCGCTTCTCTCTAG